The proteins below are encoded in one region of Fusobacterium massiliense:
- a CDS encoding tripartite tricarboxylate transporter permease: protein MSDVLYGYMAAMTPINLLAGVISVAIGITIGALPGLSAAMGVALLIPITFGMDPSTGLITLAGVYCGAIFGGSISAILIRTPGTPAAAATAIDGYELTKQGKAGTALGTAITASFIGGILSAIPLYLFAPRLAKLALLFGPAEYFWLSIFGLTIIAGASTKSIVKGLISGALGLMLSTVGMDPMLGNPRFTFGIPALLSGIPFTAALIGLFSMSQVLMLAEKKIKEAGNMVEFDNKVLLSKSQILEILPTSLRSTVIGSIIGILPGAGASIAAFLGYNEAKRFSKKKELFGHGSIEGIAGAEAANNAVTGGSLIPTFTLGIPGESVTAVLLGGLMIQGLQPGPDLFTVHGKITYTFFAGFVIVNIFMLILGLFGSKLFAKVSRVSDSYLIPLIFSLSVIGSYAINNQLTDVWVMFVFGIIGYFVQKFELNSASIVLALILGPIGESGLRRSLILNHQSYSILFQSTVSKVLLLLTLFSLLSPIIMAKFQKKKEK from the coding sequence ATGTCAGATGTTTTATATGGATACATGGCGGCAATGACTCCAATAAATTTACTTGCTGGAGTTATTAGTGTGGCTATCGGAATAACAATAGGAGCTTTACCAGGGCTTTCTGCAGCAATGGGGGTTGCTCTATTAATACCAATCACATTTGGAATGGATCCTTCTACAGGTTTAATAACTTTAGCGGGAGTATATTGTGGAGCAATATTTGGTGGTTCAATTTCTGCAATACTAATTCGTACACCAGGAACACCAGCAGCAGCAGCAACAGCTATTGATGGATATGAATTAACAAAACAAGGAAAAGCAGGTACAGCTTTAGGAACTGCAATTACAGCTTCATTTATAGGAGGAATATTAAGTGCTATTCCACTTTATTTATTCGCTCCAAGACTAGCAAAACTTGCTTTACTTTTTGGACCGGCAGAATATTTTTGGCTATCTATTTTTGGGCTAACTATAATAGCAGGAGCAAGTACAAAATCAATAGTAAAAGGTCTGATTTCAGGAGCTTTAGGATTAATGCTATCAACAGTGGGAATGGATCCAATGCTTGGAAATCCTCGTTTTACATTTGGAATACCAGCTTTACTTTCAGGGATACCTTTTACAGCAGCACTTATTGGACTATTCTCAATGTCACAAGTTTTAATGCTTGCTGAAAAGAAGATAAAAGAAGCTGGGAATATGGTTGAATTTGATAATAAAGTTCTTTTATCAAAAAGCCAAATTTTAGAAATATTACCAACTTCATTAAGATCTACTGTTATAGGAAGTATTATAGGAATATTACCGGGAGCAGGAGCAAGTATAGCTGCATTTTTAGGTTATAATGAAGCAAAAAGATTTTCTAAAAAGAAAGAATTATTTGGACATGGAAGTATTGAAGGTATAGCAGGAGCAGAGGCTGCAAATAATGCAGTTACAGGAGGATCATTAATTCCAACATTTACACTTGGAATACCAGGAGAAAGTGTTACTGCTGTATTACTAGGAGGTCTTATGATACAAGGACTTCAACCTGGGCCAGATTTGTTTACAGTACATGGAAAAATAACTTATACATTCTTTGCTGGTTTTGTAATTGTTAATATATTTATGTTAATATTAGGATTATTTGGTTCAAAATTATTTGCAAAAGTATCAAGAGTATCAGATAGCTACTTAATACCTTTGATTTTTTCATTGAGTGTAATTGGTTCTTATGCTATTAATAACCAATTAACAGATGTTTGGGTAATGTTTGTCTTTGGTATAATTGGATACTTTGTTCAAAAATTTGAATTGAACTCAGCATCAATAGTTCTAGCTTTAATCTTAGGACCAATTGGTGAATCTGGACTTAGAAGATCTTTAATATTGAATCATCAAAGTTATTCAATATTATTCCAAAGTACAGTTTCAAAAGTTTTATTACTTTTAACTCTTTTCTCATTGTTATCTCCAATAATAATGGCTAAGTTTCAAAAAAAGAAAGAAAAATAG
- a CDS encoding S8 family peptidase, with amino-acid sequence MRVKLVRDDKNSNYKVSLKNIKKEKEFVKLLDDYNIEYKKTEYFKDFFIYNLKNINSKFIMLLQEKASNYIAYIEPMSVYSLPIKIDNIDGEVQVLYPEENKKYITLGVVDNGIGHIKYLKPWIKKVHSRYLKEDVSATHGTFVSGLALYGDILAGRDIVKNEGFYLLDATVLSATSIEEDELLKNIVLAIEENYKKVKIWNLSLSVKLEIEEDIFSDFGVVLDYIQQKYGVLIFKSGGNGGNFMKKKPKGKLYHGSDSLMSIVVGSVTDEGYASNYSRVGLGPQNTIKPDIASYGGDLSLGEDGEMIMTGVKSFSVNGNIASSSGTSFATARMSSLATIIYQNICKDFDNFSDFDATLIKALIIHSSKNTDKNLKVEEIGFGVPADSQEILSYFNNENIKIISGTMKDKKVIDIDKIFSGYKRNMRIKVTLAYETELDFYQNEEYIKSDIKIRSFSEKGKNLIRKFEADIERGEKLELYSNSNVEKKYTLIIEKI; translated from the coding sequence ATGAGAGTAAAATTAGTAAGAGATGATAAAAATTCAAATTATAAAGTTAGTTTGAAAAATATAAAAAAAGAAAAAGAATTTGTAAAATTATTAGATGACTACAATATAGAGTATAAAAAAACAGAATATTTCAAAGATTTTTTTATTTATAATTTAAAAAATATTAATAGTAAGTTTATAATGCTACTTCAAGAAAAAGCTTCAAATTATATTGCATACATAGAGCCTATGTCAGTGTATTCATTACCTATAAAAATAGATAATATAGATGGAGAAGTGCAAGTTCTATATCCAGAAGAAAACAAGAAGTACATAACATTGGGAGTAGTTGACAATGGTATAGGTCATATAAAATATTTAAAACCTTGGATTAAAAAAGTACATTCAAGATATTTAAAAGAAGATGTAAGTGCAACTCATGGAACTTTTGTATCTGGACTTGCTCTCTATGGGGATATTTTGGCTGGGAGAGATATAGTAAAGAATGAAGGTTTTTATTTGCTAGATGCAACGGTTTTATCAGCAACCAGTATAGAGGAAGATGAGCTTTTAAAGAATATTGTGTTAGCAATTGAAGAAAACTATAAAAAAGTTAAAATTTGGAATTTATCCTTGAGTGTAAAATTAGAAATAGAGGAAGATATTTTCTCAGATTTTGGAGTTGTCTTAGATTATATACAACAAAAATATGGAGTTTTAATTTTTAAATCAGGTGGAAATGGTGGAAACTTTATGAAGAAAAAGCCTAAAGGTAAACTGTATCATGGTTCAGACTCTTTGATGTCTATTGTTGTCGGCTCAGTTACAGATGAGGGCTATGCTTCAAATTATAGCAGAGTAGGTTTAGGCCCACAAAATACAATAAAACCAGATATTGCAAGTTATGGAGGGGATTTATCTTTGGGAGAAGATGGAGAAATGATAATGACAGGAGTTAAATCATTTTCTGTGAATGGAAATATAGCTTCTTCATCTGGGACAAGTTTTGCTACTGCAAGAATGTCTTCACTTGCAACTATAATATATCAAAATATATGTAAAGATTTTGATAATTTTTCAGATTTTGATGCTACATTGATAAAAGCATTAATAATACATTCATCTAAGAATACCGATAAAAATTTAAAAGTAGAAGAAATAGGTTTTGGAGTTCCAGCAGATTCTCAGGAAATACTTTCATATTTTAATAATGAAAATATAAAAATTATTAGTGGAACTATGAAAGATAAAAAAGTTATTGATATAGATAAAATATTTAGTGGATACAAAAGAAATATGAGAATAAAAGTTACACTTGCCTATGAAACAGAACTAGATTTTTATCAAAATGAAGAATATATAAAATCAGATATAAAAATTAGAAGTTTTTCAGAAAAGGGGAAAAATTTAATAAGAAAATTTGAGGCTGATATAGAAAGGGGAGAAAAATTGGAGTTATACTCTAATAGCAATGTTGAAAAGAAATATACATTGATAATTGAAAAAATATAA
- the rplR gene encoding 50S ribosomal protein L18, translating into MFKKVDRKASRQKKQMSIRNKISGTPERPRLSVFRSNTNIFAQLIDDVNGVTLVSASTIDKALRGSIANGGNVEAAKAVGKAIAERAKEKGIGAIVFDRSGYKYTGRVAALAEAAREAGLSF; encoded by the coding sequence GACAAAAAAAGCAAATGTCAATAAGAAATAAAATTTCTGGAACTCCAGAAAGACCAAGACTTTCAGTTTTTAGATCAAATACTAACATTTTTGCTCAATTAATAGATGATGTAAATGGAGTAACTCTTGTATCAGCATCAACAATTGATAAAGCATTAAGAGGAAGTATTGCTAACGGTGGAAATGTAGAAGCAGCAAAAGCCGTTGGAAAAGCAATAGCTGAAAGAGCTAAAGAAAAAGGAATAGGAGCTATCGTATTTGATAGATCAGGATACAAATATACAGGAAGAGTAGCGGCTCTTGCAGAAGCGGCTAGAGAAGCTGGATTAAGCTTCTAA
- a CDS encoding DMT family transporter: protein MNKTERIGIINTFVGGTLWGINGVMGSYLFLNKAVTTNWLVPYRLLIAGLILLSYLYYKNGKKVFDILKNGKDLLSIVIFGIFGMMGTQYTYFTAIEYSNAAIATVLTYFGPTLVLVYVCMREARRPLKYEIFSIVLSMFGVFLLATHGNFSGLQISFKALFWGMLSAMTLVVYTIQPEKILKKYGTTAVVAWGMFIGGIISIFMFNPWKVDVIFDFTTFIFFIIIIFSGTIAAFVLYLTGVTMIGPTKASIIACVEPVSATIFSIIFMGVTFGFLDIIGFICVISTIFIVAIFDKKEVKKKVK from the coding sequence ATGAATAAAACAGAAAGAATAGGAATAATAAATACTTTTGTTGGAGGAACACTTTGGGGAATAAATGGTGTTATGGGGAGCTATTTATTTTTAAATAAGGCTGTTACAACAAATTGGTTAGTTCCGTATAGATTATTAATAGCTGGGTTGATATTGCTAAGCTATTTATATTATAAAAATGGGAAAAAGGTTTTTGACATTTTAAAAAATGGAAAAGATTTATTAAGTATAGTAATATTTGGTATATTTGGAATGATGGGAACTCAATATACATATTTTACAGCTATTGAATACTCTAATGCAGCAATAGCAACAGTCCTAACTTATTTTGGACCAACCTTAGTACTTGTGTATGTCTGTATGAGAGAGGCTAGAAGACCATTAAAATATGAAATATTTTCTATAGTTTTATCAATGTTTGGAGTATTTTTATTGGCAACTCATGGTAATTTTTCAGGACTACAAATCTCATTTAAAGCATTATTTTGGGGAATGTTGTCAGCTATGACTTTAGTTGTTTATACTATTCAGCCAGAAAAGATATTAAAAAAATATGGTACAACAGCAGTAGTTGCTTGGGGAATGTTTATAGGTGGTATAATTTCAATATTTATGTTTAATCCTTGGAAAGTAGATGTAATTTTTGACTTTACAACGTTTATATTTTTTATAATTATAATATTTTCAGGGACAATAGCAGCCTTTGTATTATATTTGACAGGGGTTACTATGATAGGACCTACTAAAGCAAGTATAATAGCCTGTGTTGAACCTGTGTCAGCAACAATATTTTCAATAATTTTTATGGGAGTAACATTTGGATTTTTAGATATAATAGGTTTTATATGTGTAATTTCTACCATATTTATAGTTGCAATTTTTGATAAAAAAGAAGTAAAGAAGAAAGTAAAATAA
- the secY gene encoding preprotein translocase subunit SecY: MTLIEKFNSKLSSIVKIPELRERILFTLLMFLVARVGTLIPAPGVDVDRLSAMASNNNVLSYINMFSGGAFTRISIFSLGIIPYINSSIVVSLLTSIVPQLEEIQKEGESGRNKITQWTRYLTIALAIIQGAGVCLWLQSVGLIYNPGIGFFVRTITTLTAGTVFLMWVGEQISIKGIGNGVSLIIFLNVISRAPSSVIQTIQTMQGNKFLIPLLVLVAFLGTVTIAGIVLFQLGQRKIPIHYVGKGFNTRGGMGQNSYIPLRLNTAGVMPVIFASVFMLIPGVVVNALPSTLSIKTTLSIIFGQNHPVYMILYALVIMFFSFFYTALVFDPEKVAENLKQGGGTIPGIRPGEETVEYLEGVVSRITWGGGIFLALISILPYVIFTSMGLPVYFGGTGIIIVVGVALDTVQQIDAHLVMREYKGFI, encoded by the coding sequence ATGACTTTAATAGAGAAGTTTAATTCTAAATTAAGTAGTATAGTAAAAATTCCTGAACTTAGAGAGAGAATACTTTTCACATTACTAATGTTTTTAGTAGCCAGAGTAGGGACTTTAATTCCTGCTCCTGGTGTTGATGTGGATAGATTGTCAGCAATGGCTTCAAATAATAATGTACTTAGTTATATAAATATGTTTTCTGGAGGAGCTTTCACAAGAATATCTATATTTTCATTGGGAATAATTCCATATATCAACTCATCAATAGTAGTAAGTTTACTTACATCTATTGTCCCTCAACTTGAAGAAATTCAAAAAGAAGGAGAATCTGGAAGAAATAAAATCACTCAATGGACAAGATATTTGACAATAGCACTTGCAATAATTCAAGGAGCTGGAGTTTGTTTGTGGTTACAATCTGTAGGGCTTATTTATAATCCTGGAATAGGATTCTTTGTGAGAACTATAACAACATTAACAGCTGGAACAGTATTTTTAATGTGGGTTGGAGAACAAATTTCTATAAAAGGAATAGGAAATGGAGTATCACTTATTATTTTCTTGAATGTAATTTCAAGAGCACCATCAAGTGTTATTCAAACTATTCAAACTATGCAAGGGAATAAGTTTTTAATACCTTTATTGGTATTAGTTGCTTTCCTTGGAACAGTAACAATAGCTGGAATAGTTTTATTTCAACTAGGGCAAAGAAAAATTCCTATTCATTACGTAGGAAAAGGATTTAATACTAGAGGTGGAATGGGTCAAAACTCATATATTCCTTTAAGATTAAATACTGCAGGGGTAATGCCTGTAATATTTGCCTCAGTATTTATGTTGATTCCTGGTGTGGTAGTTAATGCATTACCTTCTACATTATCTATTAAAACAACTTTATCAATAATATTTGGACAAAATCATCCAGTATATATGATATTGTATGCATTAGTAATAATGTTTTTCTCTTTCTTCTACACAGCTTTAGTTTTCGATCCTGAAAAGGTTGCTGAAAATTTAAAACAAGGTGGAGGAACAATTCCTGGAATAAGACCTGGGGAAGAAACTGTAGAATATCTTGAAGGTGTTGTAAGTAGAATAACTTGGGGTGGAGGAATATTTTTAGCTTTAATTTCAATACTACCTTATGTTATATTTACATCTATGGGACTTCCAGTTTATTTTGGAGGAACAGGAATAATAATCGTTGTCGGTGTTGCTTTGGATACTGTGCAACAAATTGATGCTCATTTAGTTATGAGAGAATACAAAGGATTTATTTAA
- a CDS encoding Bug family tripartite tricarboxylate transporter substrate binding protein: MKKRILLVFTVLLSLLLVACGGEKKEANPEAYPEKPVNVIIAYKAGGGTDVGARILMAEAQKNFPQTFVIVNKPGADGEIGYTELAKANPDGYTIGFINLPTFVSLPHERKTKYNIDDVEPIMNHVYDPGVLVVRADSKFNTVADFVEYAKAHPEELTISNNGTGASNHIGAAHFAKEAGIQVTHVPFGGSTDMISALRGDHVNATVAKISEVASLVKSGELKILASFTDKRLEGFEDVPTLTESGYPVLFGSARAIVAPKGTPKEIIQKLHDVFKQALESADNVEKSKNANLPLLYMSPEELGQYIKDQEKYIIETVPTLGIN, from the coding sequence ATGAAAAAAAGAATTTTATTAGTATTCACAGTACTATTATCTTTATTATTAGTAGCTTGTGGAGGAGAAAAGAAAGAAGCAAATCCAGAAGCTTACCCAGAAAAGCCAGTTAATGTTATTATAGCTTATAAAGCAGGAGGAGGAACAGATGTTGGAGCTCGTATTTTAATGGCAGAAGCTCAAAAGAATTTCCCTCAAACATTTGTTATAGTTAACAAACCAGGTGCTGACGGAGAAATAGGGTATACAGAACTTGCTAAAGCAAATCCAGATGGATATACAATTGGATTTATCAATTTACCAACTTTTGTAAGTTTACCACATGAAAGAAAAACAAAATACAACATTGATGATGTAGAACCTATTATGAACCATGTTTATGATCCAGGTGTATTAGTTGTAAGAGCTGATAGCAAATTTAATACTGTTGCTGATTTTGTTGAATATGCAAAAGCTCATCCAGAAGAATTAACAATTTCTAACAACGGAACAGGAGCTTCTAACCACATAGGAGCTGCTCACTTTGCTAAAGAAGCTGGAATACAAGTAACTCATGTGCCATTTGGTGGAAGTACAGATATGATTTCTGCTCTTCGTGGAGACCATGTTAATGCAACAGTTGCTAAAATTAGTGAAGTTGCAAGTTTAGTAAAATCAGGAGAATTAAAAATATTAGCTTCATTTACTGATAAAAGATTAGAAGGATTTGAAGATGTTCCAACTTTAACTGAAAGTGGATATCCAGTATTATTTGGGTCAGCTCGTGCTATAGTTGCACCAAAAGGAACACCAAAAGAAATTATCCAAAAATTACATGATGTATTTAAACAAGCATTAGAATCAGCAGATAATGTTGAAAAATCAAAAAATGCTAACTTACCTTTATTATATATGTCACCTGAAGAATTAGGACAATATATTAAAGATCAAGAAAAATATATTATTGAAACTGTTCCAACATTAGGAATAAACTAA
- the rpmD gene encoding 50S ribosomal protein L30, whose amino-acid sequence MARLRIELVKSIIGRKPNHIATVKSLGLKKMHDVVEHNETPELKGKLAQVSYLLKVEEVQA is encoded by the coding sequence ATGGCAAGACTTAGAATAGAGCTTGTAAAAAGCATAATCGGAAGAAAGCCTAATCACATAGCAACTGTAAAGTCGCTAGGGCTTAAGAAGATGCATGATGTAGTAGAACATAATGAAACACCTGAATTAAAAGGGAAACTAGCTCAAGTTTCTTATTTGTTAAAAGTTGAGGAGGTGCAAGCATAG
- a CDS encoding ABC-F family ATP-binding cassette domain-containing protein, whose product MAIIQANDIYMAFSGETLFKEINFSVDEKDKIGIIGVNGAGKTTLIKLLLGKENSEVNPETNERGTISKKSNLKIGYLAQNTVLNKENTIFEELMTVFNNLSDDYNRMQEINFLLTVDQDNFDKLMEELGEISERYERNDGYSIEYKIKQILNGLNIPENLWSMKIEKLSGGQNSRVALAKILLEEPDLLILDEPTNHLDLTSIEWLEKILKDYNKAILLISHDVYFLDNVVNRIFEIEGKRLKDYKGNYTDFLIQKEAYLSGEVKAYEKEQEKIKKMEEFIRRYKAGVKSKQARGREKILNRMEKMENPVVTTKKIKLEFDIKAQSVDLVLDIKNLSKTFENKLLFKDLNLKIYRGERIGLIGKNGTGKSTLLKIINGLEKASIGEFKIGERVSIGYYDQNHQGLGLNNNIIEELMYYFTLSEEEARNICGAFLFREDDIYKKISSLSGGEKARVAFMKLMLEKPNFLILDEPTNHLDIYSREILMNSLENYPGTVLVVSHDRNFLDTVVNKIYELKTDGVETFNGDYETYKKEKENVKVKNEEAVKSYEEQKKNKNRIASLEKKLIKFEEEIGKLEEQKEDINKKYLLAGEKNNVDELMSLQEDLDNIDMKILEKYQEWEESEAELNELKE is encoded by the coding sequence TTGGCAATAATACAAGCAAATGATATCTATATGGCTTTTTCTGGAGAAACTTTATTTAAGGAAATAAATTTCTCAGTTGATGAAAAAGATAAAATTGGGATAATTGGAGTTAATGGAGCAGGTAAAACAACTTTAATAAAACTTTTATTAGGTAAGGAAAATTCAGAAGTTAATCCTGAAACGAATGAAAGAGGGACTATATCAAAAAAAAGTAATTTAAAAATTGGATACTTAGCTCAAAACACAGTTTTAAATAAAGAGAATACAATATTTGAAGAATTGATGACAGTTTTTAATAATTTATCAGATGATTACAATAGAATGCAGGAAATAAACTTTTTACTTACTGTTGACCAAGATAATTTTGATAAACTTATGGAAGAGCTTGGAGAAATAAGTGAAAGATATGAGAGAAATGATGGATATTCAATAGAGTATAAAATAAAACAAATTTTAAATGGTTTGAATATTCCAGAAAATTTATGGTCTATGAAAATTGAAAAATTATCTGGAGGACAAAATTCAAGAGTTGCACTAGCTAAAATTTTGTTAGAAGAACCAGACTTGTTAATACTAGATGAGCCGACTAACCACTTAGATTTGACTTCTATTGAATGGCTTGAAAAAATATTGAAAGATTATAATAAAGCTATACTTTTGATATCTCACGATGTATATTTTTTAGATAATGTAGTCAATAGAATTTTTGAAATTGAAGGGAAAAGGTTAAAAGACTATAAAGGAAATTATACAGATTTTTTAATTCAAAAAGAGGCTTATTTGAGTGGAGAAGTAAAAGCTTACGAAAAAGAACAAGAAAAAATTAAAAAAATGGAAGAATTTATAAGAAGGTATAAGGCAGGAGTAAAATCGAAACAAGCTAGAGGAAGAGAAAAAATATTAAATAGAATGGAGAAAATGGAAAATCCTGTTGTTACAACCAAGAAAATAAAACTTGAATTTGATATAAAAGCTCAGAGTGTTGATTTAGTTTTGGATATTAAAAATTTATCAAAAACTTTTGAAAATAAGTTGCTATTTAAAGATTTAAATTTAAAAATTTATCGTGGAGAAAGAATAGGGTTAATAGGGAAAAATGGTACGGGAAAATCAACTCTTTTAAAAATTATAAATGGTTTAGAAAAAGCTAGTATCGGAGAATTTAAAATCGGAGAAAGAGTTTCTATTGGCTACTATGACCAAAATCATCAAGGTTTGGGATTAAATAACAACATAATAGAGGAACTTATGTATTATTTTACTTTGTCAGAGGAAGAAGCAAGAAATATTTGTGGAGCCTTTTTATTTAGAGAAGATGATATTTATAAAAAAATAAGTTCATTAAGTGGTGGAGAAAAAGCAAGAGTTGCTTTTATGAAGTTGATGCTTGAAAAACCGAATTTTTTAATACTAGATGAGCCAACAAATCACTTGGATATATATTCAAGAGAAATATTAATGAATTCTTTAGAAAATTATCCTGGAACAGTTTTGGTAGTCTCTCACGATAGAAATTTCTTAGACACTGTTGTAAATAAAATTTATGAATTAAAAACTGATGGTGTGGAAACTTTTAATGGAGACTATGAAACTTACAAAAAAGAAAAAGAAAATGTAAAAGTAAAAAATGAAGAAGCAGTAAAATCTTATGAGGAACAGAAAAAAAATAAAAATAGAATAGCTTCTTTAGAAAAAAAGCTTATAAAGTTTGAAGAAGAAATAGGGAAATTGGAAGAGCAAAAAGAAGACATAAACAAGAAGTATCTACTTGCTGGAGAAAAAAATAATGTAGATGAATTAATGTCGTTACAAGAAGACTTAGACAATATTGATATGAAAATTTTAGAAAAATATCAAGAATGGGAAGAAAGTGAAGCAGAACTTAACGAGTTGAAGGAATAA
- a CDS encoding tripartite tricarboxylate transporter TctB family protein — MRKYDRFLTIGLFVLEAFYFFLIKQLPPKAARYPEFVLSLMLFLTILLAINTFIIKPKNVEEEDKFKGNLFKQFFFVIAISVVYVILIDIIGFFVSTAIYLFVTMVALKSNVKWSIVVSILFPIFLYLVFVSFLKVPVPRGFLI; from the coding sequence ATGAGAAAATATGATAGATTTCTAACAATCGGTTTATTTGTTTTGGAGGCATTTTATTTCTTTTTAATAAAACAATTACCTCCTAAAGCGGCAAGATATCCAGAATTTGTATTATCTTTAATGTTATTTTTAACAATTTTATTAGCTATAAATACATTTATTATTAAACCTAAAAATGTTGAAGAAGAGGATAAATTCAAAGGTAATTTATTTAAACAATTCTTTTTTGTTATTGCAATATCAGTGGTTTATGTTATATTAATTGATATAATTGGATTCTTTGTATCTACTGCAATTTATCTATTTGTGACTATGGTAGCTTTAAAAAGTAATGTTAAATGGAGTATTGTTGTGAGTATTTTATTCCCAATATTCTTATATCTAGTGTTTGTATCATTCTTAAAAGTACCAGTCCCAAGAGGATTTTTAATATAG
- the rplO gene encoding 50S ribosomal protein L15 produces MKLNELSPSVPRKERKRVGRGNSSGWGKTAGKGSNGQNSRAGGGVKPYFEGGQMPIYRRVPKRGFSNAIFKKEYTLLSLDFLNSHFEDGETVSIETLCNKFLLKKCNDGIKVLGNGELTKKLTVVAHKVSKSAKAAIEAKGGSVEIVEEKGFERAENNK; encoded by the coding sequence GTGAAATTAAATGAATTATCACCTTCAGTTCCTAGAAAGGAAAGAAAAAGAGTAGGTAGAGGTAACTCATCTGGTTGGGGAAAAACAGCTGGAAAAGGTAGCAATGGTCAAAATTCAAGAGCAGGTGGAGGAGTAAAACCTTATTTTGAAGGTGGACAAATGCCAATATATAGAAGAGTTCCAAAAAGAGGATTCTCAAATGCTATATTTAAAAAAGAATACACTCTATTATCACTAGATTTCTTAAATAGTCATTTTGAAGATGGAGAAACTGTAAGTATAGAAACTCTATGCAACAAATTCTTATTAAAGAAATGCAATGATGGAATAAAAGTTTTAGGAAATGGAGAATTAACTAAAAAATTAACTGTTGTTGCTCATAAAGTTTCAAAATCAGCAAAAGCTGCTATTGAAGCAAAAGGTGGATCAGTAGAAATCGTTGAAGAAAAAGGTTTTGAAAGAGCAGAAAATAATAAATAG
- the rpsE gene encoding 30S ribosomal protein S5, with amino-acid sequence MLNREENQYQEKLLKISRVSKTTKGGRTISFSVLAAVGDGEGKIGLGLGKANGVPDAIRKAIAAAKKNVVKVSLKNNTVPHEITGKWGATTLWMAPAYEGTGVIAGSASREILELVGVHDILTKIKGSRNKHNVARATVEALKNLRTAEEIAALRGKEVKDILS; translated from the coding sequence TTGTTAAACAGAGAAGAAAATCAATATCAAGAAAAATTATTGAAGATATCTAGAGTTTCTAAAACAACTAAAGGAGGAAGAACAATATCTTTCTCAGTGTTAGCTGCTGTTGGAGATGGAGAAGGTAAAATAGGATTAGGATTAGGAAAAGCAAATGGTGTTCCTGATGCTATAAGAAAAGCTATTGCAGCTGCAAAGAAAAATGTAGTAAAAGTTTCTTTGAAAAATAATACAGTTCCTCATGAAATAACTGGAAAATGGGGAGCAACTACTCTATGGATGGCACCAGCATATGAAGGGACTGGAGTAATAGCTGGTTCTGCTTCAAGAGAAATTTTAGAATTGGTTGGAGTTCATGACATTTTAACTAAAATTAAAGGGTCAAGAAATAAACATAACGTAGCAAGAGCTACTGTGGAAGCATTGAAAAATCTTAGAACTGCTGAAGAAATAGCAGCTTTAAGAGGAAAAGAAGTTAAGGATATCTTAAGCTAG